A single Candidatus Desulfofervidus auxilii DNA region contains:
- a CDS encoding NifB/NifX family molybdenum-iron cluster-binding protein: protein MRIAIPANNGHLCAHFGHAPEFAIIDVINGKIESINYLIPPPHEPGILPAWMHELQVDVIICGGMGMRAQQFFNQYGIQVVVGAPEMPVEEVVKQYLAGTLEVGENICNH, encoded by the coding sequence ATGCGTATAGCTATCCCTGCCAATAATGGGCATCTTTGTGCCCATTTTGGACATGCCCCTGAATTTGCCATCATTGATGTTATAAATGGTAAGATAGAAAGTATTAACTATCTCATACCACCTCCCCATGAACCTGGAATTCTGCCAGCTTGGATGCATGAACTTCAGGTAGATGTAATCATTTGTGGTGGTATGGGAATGCGTGCTCAGCAGTTCTTTAATCAATATGGCATTCAGGTAGTAGTAGGAGCACCTGAAATGCCAGTAGAGGAAGTAGTAAAACAATATCTGGCAGGCACATTAGAAGTTGGTGAAAATATATGTAATCATTAA
- a CDS encoding ATP-binding protein: MRICIASGKGGTGKTTIATNLAAVLGKVAQYVDCDVEEPNGHLFLKPKIEYSEIVSVPVPKVDLEKCDFCRKCADFCQFNAIAVLGKNVLIFPELCHSCGGCKLICPKEAIFETSKEIGKLEKGIAKEVEFVHGYLKIGEAQAVPLIERVKKEIKPNKVAVIDAPPGTSCPVIAALKGVDMAILVTEPTPFGLYDLKLAVGVARILNIPLGVIINRADLGDERVFDYCEKENIPILMTIPFDKKIAEDYAKGELLVRKTFWHDRFLNLWTKIKTISGDKL; this comes from the coding sequence ATGCGCATATGTATTGCCAGCGGGAAAGGAGGAACAGGGAAGACTACAATTGCTACTAATTTAGCAGCAGTTTTAGGTAAAGTTGCTCAGTATGTGGACTGTGATGTGGAAGAGCCAAATGGACATCTGTTTTTAAAACCAAAGATTGAATATTCTGAAATTGTTTCTGTACCTGTACCAAAGGTTGACTTGGAAAAATGCGATTTTTGCCGTAAATGTGCTGATTTTTGCCAATTCAATGCCATTGCTGTTTTAGGAAAAAATGTACTTATATTTCCTGAACTTTGCCATAGTTGCGGTGGTTGTAAATTAATTTGTCCAAAAGAGGCTATTTTTGAAACATCAAAAGAAATAGGCAAATTAGAAAAAGGAATAGCTAAAGAGGTTGAATTTGTCCATGGGTATTTAAAGATTGGTGAAGCTCAAGCTGTGCCTTTAATTGAAAGAGTAAAAAAAGAAATTAAACCTAATAAAGTAGCTGTTATAGACGCTCCACCTGGTACTTCATGTCCTGTTATTGCTGCTTTAAAAGGAGTAGATATGGCAATCTTAGTAACAGAACCTACTCCTTTTGGTCTTTATGACCTAAAATTAGCAGTGGGAGTAGCGCGCATATTAAACATTCCTTTGGGTGTGATAATAAATCGAGCTGATTTAGGTGATGAAAGGGTATTTGATTATTGTGAAAAAGAAAATATCCCTATTCTTATGACTATCCCATTTGATAAAAAAATTGCTGAAGATTATGCCAAAGGTGAATTGTTAGTGAGAAAAACCTTTTGGCATGATCGTTTTTTAAACTTGTGGACAAAAATAAAAACCATAAGTGGGGATAAATTATGA
- a CDS encoding serine hydroxymethyltransferase, whose translation MNRQKYKLELIASENIASPWVRQVMASVMTHKYAEGYPGRRYYGGCEYVDIAETLAIERVKKIFGADYANVQPHSGTQANMAVYFAVLKPGDTILSMSLPHGGHLSHGSPVNFSGQLYNIVFYGVSRETETIDYEEVRQLALKHKPKLILAGASAYPRIIDFKKFREIADEVGAYLMVDMAHIAGLIAAGLHPSPIPYAHFITSTTHKTMRGPRGAFILAKEEFAKIINKTTFPGIQGGPMMHIIAAKALAFKEALTESFKEYQKQVIANAKKLAEILKNAGYRLVSGGTDNHLFLVDLTDKGITGKDAEKALDAAGITVNKNTIPFDTKSPFITSGIRIGTPAVTTRGMKEKEMEIIGEFIIKILTNINNEKVINQLRKEVKEFCAQFPLFAWRIY comes from the coding sequence ATAAACAGACAAAAATATAAGTTAGAACTTATAGCTTCAGAAAATATTGCCAGCCCTTGGGTAAGACAGGTTATGGCTAGTGTGATGACACATAAATACGCTGAAGGTTATCCTGGAAGACGTTATTATGGTGGATGTGAGTATGTAGATATTGCTGAAACTCTTGCTATTGAAAGGGTAAAAAAAATTTTTGGTGCTGATTATGCCAATGTCCAACCTCATTCTGGTACTCAAGCTAATATGGCTGTTTATTTTGCTGTTTTAAAGCCAGGAGATACCATTTTAAGTATGAGTTTGCCTCATGGTGGGCATTTAAGCCATGGCAGTCCAGTAAATTTTTCTGGACAGCTTTATAATATAGTTTTTTATGGAGTTTCTAGAGAAACAGAAACTATTGATTATGAAGAAGTAAGACAATTAGCTTTAAAACATAAGCCAAAGCTCATTTTGGCTGGAGCAAGCGCTTATCCTAGAATAATAGATTTTAAAAAATTTAGAGAAATTGCTGATGAAGTAGGGGCTTATCTCATGGTAGATATGGCTCATATTGCTGGTCTTATTGCTGCTGGACTTCACCCTTCACCTATACCTTATGCTCACTTTATTACCTCCACTACTCATAAAACTATGCGTGGTCCAAGAGGTGCTTTTATTTTAGCAAAAGAAGAATTTGCTAAGATAATTAATAAAACAACCTTTCCAGGTATTCAGGGTGGACCAATGATGCATATTATTGCTGCTAAAGCTTTAGCTTTTAAAGAAGCTTTGACAGAAAGTTTTAAAGAATATCAAAAACAAGTAATAGCTAATGCCAAAAAATTGGCAGAAATTTTGAAAAACGCAGGCTATCGTTTAGTTTCAGGGGGTACAGACAATCATCTATTTTTAGTAGATTTGACTGATAAAGGCATTACTGGCAAAGATGCAGAAAAAGCTTTAGATGCAGCTGGAATTACTGTAAATAAAAACACTATTCCTTTTGATACTAAAAGTCCTTTTATCACAAGTGGTATTCGGATTGGTACACCTGCTGTAACTACTAGAGGTATGAAAGAAAAAGAAATGGAAATTATCGGTGAATTTATTATAAAAATTTTAACAAATATTAATAATGAAAAAGTTATTAATCAATTAAGAAAGGAGGTAAAAGAATTCTGCGCTCAGTTTCCTCTCTTTGCCTGGCGCATCTATTAA
- a CDS encoding peptide-binding protein, translated as MIFLILSIIVFYLEKPGWSENLPYGDAIIVGSIGEASNLIPILASDSASHDIASLIYNGLLKYDKNLKITGDLAKSWEVSSDGLKITFHLRSGVKWHDGHPLTADDVLFTYKLMVDPNTPTPYASDFFEIAKAEVLDKHTFCVHYKQPFAPGLASWTISILPKHLLEGKDITKSSLIRHPIGTGPYRFKEWISGQKIVLEYNPDYFEGRPYINWHITRVIPDMATMFLELKAGGIDYMGLTPLQYRRQTETEWFKKHFKKYRYLSASYTYLGYNLRHPFFKDKRVRQALSYAINKKEIIEGVLLGLGVIATGPYKPDMWAYNPNVKRYPYNPEKAKELLKKAGWEDTDGDGILDKDGHPFSFTIITNQGNLNRLNAAQIIQYRLAKIGIKVKIRVIEWAAFIKEFINKRRFEATILGWTIPPEPDLYDVWHSSKDVLGGLNFIGYHNVEVDELIEKARHTFDLEERKKYYFRIQEILAEEQPYTFLYVPEALPIIHARFHGIKPAPAGISYNFIKWYVPKKMQKYAFIP; from the coding sequence ATGATATTTTTGATTTTGTCAATAATTGTATTTTATTTGGAAAAACCTGGCTGGAGTGAAAATTTGCCTTATGGTGATGCTATTATTGTTGGCTCTATTGGCGAAGCAAGTAATTTAATCCCTATTTTAGCTTCTGATAGTGCTTCTCATGATATTGCAAGCTTAATATATAATGGTCTTCTTAAATATGATAAAAATTTAAAAATTACTGGAGATTTGGCAAAATCTTGGGAAGTTTCTTCTGATGGTTTAAAAATTACCTTTCATTTGCGTTCAGGAGTAAAGTGGCACGATGGCCATCCTCTTACAGCAGATGATGTACTTTTTACCTATAAACTTATGGTGGATCCAAATACACCTACCCCTTATGCAAGTGATTTTTTTGAAATAGCAAAGGCTGAAGTTTTAGATAAACATACTTTTTGTGTCCATTATAAACAGCCTTTTGCCCCTGGTCTTGCTAGTTGGACTATTTCTATTCTTCCTAAACATCTATTAGAAGGTAAAGACATTACTAAAAGCTCACTTATTCGCCATCCTATTGGCACAGGTCCTTATAGATTTAAGGAATGGATAAGTGGACAAAAAATTGTTTTAGAATATAATCCTGATTATTTTGAAGGACGTCCTTATATTAACTGGCATATTACTCGTGTGATTCCAGATATGGCGACCATGTTTTTGGAATTAAAAGCTGGTGGAATTGATTATATGGGATTAACACCTTTGCAGTATAGAAGACAAACAGAAACAGAGTGGTTTAAAAAGCACTTTAAAAAATATAGGTATCTTTCTGCCAGTTATACTTATCTTGGTTATAACTTGCGTCATCCTTTCTTTAAAGATAAAAGGGTACGTCAAGCTTTAAGTTATGCCATAAATAAAAAAGAGATTATAGAGGGAGTGCTACTTGGTTTAGGAGTAATAGCCACAGGACCTTATAAGCCTGATATGTGGGCTTATAATCCTAATGTAAAACGTTATCCATATAATCCAGAAAAAGCAAAGGAATTATTAAAAAAAGCTGGCTGGGAAGATACAGATGGAGATGGAATATTAGATAAAGATGGTCATCCATTTTCCTTTACTATTATTACTAATCAAGGTAATTTAAATCGTTTAAATGCTGCACAAATTATTCAATATAGATTAGCTAAAATAGGTATTAAAGTAAAAATTCGAGTGATTGAGTGGGCAGCTTTTATCAAAGAATTTATTAATAAACGTCGTTTTGAAGCTACCATTCTTGGTTGGACTATTCCACCTGAACCAGATTTATATGATGTTTGGCATTCTTCCAAAGATGTACTTGGTGGTTTAAATTTTATTGGTTATCATAATGTTGAAGTAGATGAATTGATAGAAAAAGCACGCCATACTTTTGATTTGGAAGAAAGAAAGAAATACTATTTTCGCATTCAAGAAATCCTTGCCGAAGAACAACCTTATACTTTTCTTTATGTACCAGAAGCTTTACCTATTATCCATGCCCGCTTTCATGGTATTAAGCCAGCACCTGCAGGCATTAGTTATAATTTTATTAAATGGTATGTTCCAAAAAAAATGCAAAAATATGCTTTTATACCATGA
- a CDS encoding cytidine/deoxycytidylate deaminase family protein, with protein MSRPTWDEYFMKIAFMVAQRSTCLRRKVGAVIVKDKRILSTGYNGAPAGLAHCLDIGCLREKIGIPSGEKHELCRGLHAEQNAIIQAAYHGVSIKGATIYCTHHPCVICTKMLINAGIKKIYYAKGYPDELSQTMLKEAKMEVIHFPIK; from the coding sequence ATGTCAAGACCTACTTGGGATGAATACTTCATGAAAATTGCCTTTATGGTTGCGCAACGTTCTACATGTCTGCGACGTAAGGTAGGTGCAGTGATTGTGAAAGATAAAAGAATTCTTTCAACAGGTTATAATGGTGCACCTGCTGGGCTTGCTCATTGTTTAGATATTGGATGCTTGCGAGAAAAAATAGGTATTCCTTCTGGTGAAAAGCATGAGCTCTGTCGTGGTCTTCATGCCGAACAAAATGCCATCATTCAGGCTGCTTATCATGGTGTTTCTATTAAAGGAGCAACTATTTATTGCACCCATCATCCTTGTGTTATCTGTACAAAAATGCTCATTAATGCTGGAATAAAAAAGATTTATTATGCAAAGGGATATCCTGATGAGCTTTCACAAACAATGTTAAAAGAAGCAAAAATGGAAGTTATTCATTTTCCAATAAAATAA